CCGGCGCGTTGGCGCGCTGTCGGGCGGCGAACGGCAAAGGGCGGCGATCGGACGAACGCTCCTGACCCGGCCCCGCCTCCTGCTGATGGACGAACCGCTTGCCGCGCTCGATATCCAGCGCAAGGCGGAAATCCTGCCTTATATCGAACGGCTTCCAGGGGCGTTCGGCGTACCGGTCATCTATGTGACGCATGCCATTGACGAGGTCGCAGGTCTGGCGCGTCGCATGGTGGTGCTTGCCAACGGAAAAAAGGTCGCCGAAGGACCGGTGGCGGCCGTGCTGGAACGTCTCGATCTCCAGCCAGCGACCGGGCGCTTCGAGGCCGGGGTGGTCCTCACCGCCCGTATCGTCGGACATGACAACCGGTTCCACCTGACGCGCCTCGACCATCATGGGCAGGCCATCGACATACCCATGGTGGAGCTGCCCATCGGCAGCGCGGTACGCCTGCGCGTCCGGGCCCGCGATGTATCCCTGGCGACCGAGCGTCCAGGCAAGGTTTCCGTCCGCAACATCCTTTCCGGCACTATCAGCCAGATTGAGGAAGAGGCGGATACAGCCTTTGCCGAGACGCTGGTGGATGTCGGTGGCGCGAATCTGCGCGCCCGGATCACACGTGCTGCTGTTGCCGATCTCTGTCTCTCGCCGGGAACGCCAGTATTTGCACTGGTGAAGTCCATAGCCTTCGACCGACGGGCCCTGGTAAGCGCGGGGGAGACGTCGCATCCCGAACCCGCTGAGACCGGGCGTGTTTAAGGCAATGGCTGGCTCGCCAATGCTCGCCGTGCCTGGCCCCTCTGGCGATCCCGCCGACACGTGAATCCACTTTACCTGATGACGACAACTTCTGGTGGCGCGGGGTTATTGTCGGGCTTTTGAGCGTCCACCCGATGACACATCGTCTGTGCCGTCGTTTCCGGCAGTACGCGCGCGCGGTGGCGCGGCTCCCTGGAATGGTTCGGCGCCGTGGTTGAACTGTGCGTTCACGCGACAGTCGCCACACATCTTCAGCCTGTCCGCCGCGGCCGGATCACGGAATATCGGATGGCTTCCGGCGAGCTGCGCAACGACGCGTTCGATCGAGGCGCGGGTACCGAACGGCGTACCGCATCGAACACATTCGAACGGCTCCTCTTCTTTCAATACGCTCGGTCGACGGGTATCCTCGCCGAACCGCAGACGCGGGGCGAGCGTGATGGCTCCTTCGGGGCAGGTCGCATGGCAAAGCCCGCATTGCACGCAGCAATCTTCGACGAACGTAAGCTGTGGCATTTCGGGATTGTCCCCCAGCGCGCCTGTTGGACAGGTCGGCACGCAGGCAAGACAAAGCGTGCAGGCGTGCTGGTCTACCGAAATTGCTCCGAATGGCGCGCCGTCCGGGAGGTCTATCGCGTCGGTTGAACGTGGCGCCGCATCATGCAAGGCGCCCAGCGCCAGCCTGATCACATCGCGGGGTTGGCCCGCTGGCCTGAAACCTGCGGCTGCCGGATTGGCGTCCGGCACATCGTCATATAACCACTCCTCCAGGGCTATCGGATCAATGTCTTCCCACAGCCGCACCCGTCCTGCGCCGTAGCCCAGTCCTTCGGTTACCGCGCATGCCAAAGACACCGATTTCCGAAGCGCCTCGTTTCCGGCAGCGGCGGCTGGGTCTGCTACGAGGATGACACGGGTTGCGCCGAAAGCGAGGGCCGGCAAGGTGAGGTCGAGACCCGCCTGGCCGGGCTCGTCCACGATGAAGGGCAGCACGTGAGCCGGCAGCCCCCGGCTGCAATGAGACATCAGCCGGATCGCCTCCGCACCACGTTTTTTATCATGGATAAGAACCACCGGCGCTTTGCCGCCGGCATCACGATAGGCAAGAAGGAGGCTTCGCATTCGTTCACCCTGTCTTTCGGCAGCTGCCTCAAAATAGGTCGCAGCACCGGTCGGACATACGGAATGACAGAGTGCGCAGCCGTCGCAGATTCCCGCGTCGATAGCGACAACGTCCTTGTCCGGACTGATGGCCGAGAGCGGACAGGCATCGAGGCAACGCGTGCAGCCTTGCAGTCCATTGCGCGCATGTGCGCAGCGATCGGGTCGATAATTAACATAGACGGGTTTTTCGAATTCCCCCACCAGGCCCACGGCGTCGAATAATGCCCTTTCGACGGCGGCCGGATTTCCCGGATCGGGACGCAAATAGCCATGACGCCTTTCGCCACCCGGGAGTAGAGGCGTACCGCCGCTCAGGTCGACGACAATATCGCAACTGGCGGTAGCACCATCATGCGTTGCCCCAAAGCCAAGACCGCCGCGTGAGGACGGCGATACAGCGGCATAGCCGTCTACCCTGAGGTCGAACCGGCCAAGGTACCCGCTCAGTGTGACAACGCGTCCTGAAAAAATGGGGAACGCCACGCTGTCCGTGCTGACGATACTGTCGCCGGACCCGCGGGTATCCAGAAGCAATGTTACGTCAAGCCGTTGCGCAAGGCGTGCCGCCGCGTCCAACGCTGTCTGATCCCGCCCGTAGACAAGACACCGTCCCTCAGAGGTTAATGTCATCGTATCGGTAGTTACCGGGTCATCCACCGCCGCGGCGAGGAGCGCTGCAATCTTGGGCAAAGCGTCTCCGGCACGTTCCGACCAGCCGGCGCTTTCGCGTATGTCGACAAATTGTATCGGATCGTCACGGTGGGCTTCAGCAGCCATCTTGCGGAAAAGCGCTTCCTGGTGACGGCACGCAACAACAATTGGATCGCCGTTTTCCGCGAAGGCCCGGGCCGCGATTTCTCTTTCCGAGCCGCAGAGCGCTGTATGAATGATGTCGCCATCTTTTTTCCCAAAATGCCGCGAAAGGCCCGGTCCATCAATGTCCATCGTGCCTTCGCAGTCACAGATCAGGTAACGCTTACCGTTAAATTTCATGAGCCCTCCTGTTGAAGAAACGCCTGGAGGACAATTAGGTTCGGGTCCTCGCGCAGTTTACATTCACACCGCCGCCACCATGTTAATAAGGAGCGGGCGGCAAAAAGGATGAAGGGACGAAAAATGGCTTCCCTTTGGGTCGGCATTTTAGTTGAAAAGCGTGCGGCAATTAGTGCATGGCAGAATTGGTCGTGGGCGGTGCGAGCGGTAATTCCGGTAAAGACGGATATTGCCAGGGAAGAATGGCAAGTCCTGATCAGGGAAGAAGAATATGCGCTGTTCCATACCGGGCATCTGCCGGTCGAACTGCATCGCGCAGAGACGGCGGCCTATAAGCAAAATCTTGGCATGGAGAATCCTGTCGTTTATGTCGCGGTTCGGCCACATCCTGTGGCGACCGGGGAGGGAGCGATCATGCCGTACCTTGTTACTGTTTCTCCCGACGAAGCGATGGCCTGTACAGAAGGCGACGATGCCGTATTTCCCGTAGCGATGCCTGGTTTCATCCGCGTCTGGCTTGATCGCTTTATTGAATTAAATCATCGGGAAGCGCATTTCGAAAAGCGGAAGCGCAAGGGCGGCGGGGCCGGGGAGCACGGCACAGCGCCGACATATGCCGGCCCGTCTGTCGCGCGAGCGGGCTGGGAGATCCCGGATCGTCATGGCTGAACGCGATCGGTTGCTTTTGCGATGGTCACGGCGCAAAAAAGAAGCTGTTGCGGACGAGGCGGCGGCGCCGCCACCGGCCCCAAAGGCGGAAACCAAGACGGAAACCGAGGTCGAGCCGGACGAGCCTTCGGCCCTTCCCGACATCGCATCGCTCGGGCGCGACTCCGACTATTCGGCTTTTATGCGACACGGAGTCGACGACGTATTGCGCAAGAATGCTCTGCGGAAGCTGTGGCGCGCCGATCCTTCTTTTTCGGAACTTGATGGACTTGTCGAATATGGCGAAGATTACACAGCGAAAGGAGCGATGGGGAGAGTCGTGCGCACAGCCTGGCGCTTCGGCCTCGGCATGACGGACGCCCTGAAGGCCGATGGAACCGACAGCGATAACGGTTCCGAGGAGCCTTCTGGCGACGACATACAAGCTGAGCAGAACGATAAGGCCGAATCCGGGCGCGCCGGAAGCGGGACCGTGTGATGGAACAGTGATGTCGGAACCGGATCGCGACAACCAGGCGCGCAGTCGATACTACATGCTGCTCGGTCGTCTTCTGGCCAGGCCGCCTGACCGAATGCTGCTCGATATGCTGCGCGGCTTCGATGGGGACCGCGGCCCCGTCGGGGCGGCACTGGATGAAGTCGCGCTGGCGTCGGCGGAGACTGACGAATGCGAGGCGCGACGTGCGTATGAGACGATCTTCATCGGCGTCAGCCGCGGCGAACTGATTCCCTACGCATCCTATTATCTGACGGGCTTTGTCGCTGAGCGGCCCTTGGCCAAGCTTCGTAGCGACATGGCGTTACTCGGGATTGCGCGTGCGGAAGGGGTACATGAATCCGAAGATCACATCGCAGCACTGTGCGAGATGATGGCTGGTATGCTGACAGGTGCATTCGGTACGCGCAAGGATCTGCGTACGGAATCCGATTTCTTCGAGGCGCATCTGGCACACTGGGCGCCTCGCTTTTTCGAGGATTTATCCCGAACCAGGCATTCGAAATTCTATGCTGCGGTCGGCGGGTTGGGTTCCCGCTTTATGGATGTGGAAAACGCATTGCTGCGCTGGCAGCGTGGACGATCCCTATAGGCGCACATTCTCTGTGGAATTGAACCGGGCGCTGTCGATTTCCACGGCATTCAGCGCGAAACCGGCCGCAATAGCGACTCCGATCGCAACACAGGTACCGGCAAGAAACATTTTCATGGGTTCTTCCCCCGACTGTCGATTTCATTCTGTACCCACAGCGAATGGTGTTCCTCGGCCCAATTGCGGTCGACGTCGCCGGACCACATCGCGTCTATTGCGCCGACCATGCCTACAGTACCGATGTAGATATGGCCGATAATCACCGCGGTCATTATCAGGCCAAGCGCGGCGTGGACGATCAGGGCCCACTGCATGCCCTCGATACCGAACCAGAAGAACGGGAACATCAAGGTAAGCCCGCTCAGGATGAGCAATCCACCGCCGATAAAAACGCTCCAGAAGATCAGCTTCTGGCCGGCATTGAATTTTTCGGCGGGCGGGTTTTCGCTCTTGTCGCTCATGAATCCGCCGCCGCGCTTCAACCACTGCCAATCGACCTTCTTCGGTAGATTGCGACCCGTCCACATCACGACCATGCAGAGGAGCCCCAGGGCGAAGGCGACAGAGAAGGCCACGTGGGTGTAGAGGCTCGCCTGAGCGAGCCACCTGTAAGCGACAGCGCCCATCCAGGGTTTCAGGAGCATCTGGCCGTAGAGCAGAACCAGACCCGTTAGCGCCAGCATGACGAAACTTGACGCGGTGAACCAGTGGTTGGCGCGCTCGAGCGGCTCGAAGCGGCGGACCGTTTTTCCGCTGAATCCCTCCTTGAGGGGGATCCTGCCCCGGATCAGAAGGAACAGCGCCAGCAGCAGTGAGAACCCGAAGATCACCCAGCCGCCGCCATAGGTGATTTCGTGGTTATGGAGCCGCCGCCAGTCGCGTCCCTGCGGCTGCTGCAGCATACTGGCGCGGGGATCGGCGAGTGTGGGCGAGATACCGTTGATGAACCCTCTGTCGCGCAGCATCTGCCAGTCCCGGTCTTCATCCGCAAGCCACTGTCGGGTCAGTTCGGCTGGCGCGATGCCGGAACTGCGGGCTTCCAAATCTGTACCGAATACAGGATTGCTGCGCGCGCCATCGGGCGAGGGGCCCGATTCGCCGCGATAACGCTGTAGCCGCGTTCGTTCCCGAAACACCTGTTGCGCCGGTTCGTCGGACGGCAGCATATCCTGCGGCCCCCCATCGGTAACACCGCCGGTCGGTACGATCACAGGCTGATGCCCAAAGGTTCCGGCGATGGTCAGTCCGAGCAGGGCCCCGACGACAATAACGGTAATCGCGGCGCCAATCCGTACCATGTCAGCCTCTCTGTTTCAGTTGTCGTTCCACTCTTGGCCCGTGCCGGCCGCTCGCGACCCGTAATAGGCGGTCGACCATCCCCAGGCACCGGAGCCATAGCCACGGTTGGAGACGCGCTCTTTATAGATTTCACCGACTTCGTCGCCGTCGCCGGCGAGCAGCGCGCGTGTGGAGCACATCTCGGCGCAAAGCGGCAGCTTGCCCTCGGCGATCCGGTTGCGGCCGTATTTTTCGTACTCGGCCTCGGAGCCGTTATCTTCCGGTCCACCGGCGCAGTAAGTGCACTTGTCCATTTTTCCGCGGCTGCCGAATGTCGTCGCCTGTGGATACTGCGGTGCGCCAAACGGACAGGCATAATAGCAGTACCCGCAACCGATACAGATATCCTTGGAATGGAGGACAATTCCGATTTCGGTTTGATAGATGCAATCGACCGGACACACCGCGATGCAAGGCGCGTCCGTGCAGTGCATGCAGGAAATTGAAATCGATTTCTCCGCCGGTGTGCCGTCATTCAGTGTGACGAGGCGCCGCCGGTTCATGCCCCACGGCACCTCGTGCTCGTTCTTGCACGCCGTGGTGCAGGCATTGCATTCGATGCACCGCTCGGCATCGCAGAGAAATTTCATGCGGGCCATGACGGCTCTCCTATCCAGTACTGATGCGGCACAGGGTTCCCTTTGATTCCTGCATAAAGGTCACGACATCGTAGCCGTACGTCATGGCCGTATTCGCGGCCTCGCCCATGACATATGGCGCCGCGCCGGGCGGATAGCGGGCGCTGATATCCTCGCCCATCCAGTACCCTCCGAAATGGAACGGCATGAATACCGTGCCGGAACCGACACGTTCGGTGATCATGGCTGCGACACGGACGCGCGCGCCTTCAGGCGTATGCACCCAGATCATGTCGTCTTGCACGATGTCGTGTCTGGCGGCCTCGCGCGGATTGATTTCCGCGAACATCTGCTGCTGCAGCTCGGCAAGCCATTTGTTCGCACGTGTTTCGTCGCCGCCGCCTTCATACTCAACCAGACGTCCGGTTATCAGGATAAGCGGGAATTCGCGGCTTACGTCACGCTCCTGAATTGACTGGAAGAGCACGGGCAGCCGATAATCGCGGCGATCGCTATAGGTCCCGTATTTCGGCAGAAGATCGCGACGCCGTGTATAAAGCGGCTCGCGGTGGACGGGCACCGGATCGGGAAACGTCCAGATTGACGCACGGGCGCGCCCGTTGCCGTAAGGCGCACAGCCATGGGCGATGGCAACCCGCTGGATTCCGCCGGAAATGTCCGTTTTCCAGTTCACCCTGTCGAGCGTATCGTCCTCCGCAACTCGGCGGATCGTTGCCATTTCCTCGGCGGTTAGGTCGCTTTCCCACCCCAGCCGGCGAAGCATTCCATATGAAAATTCCGGGTATCCGTCCTGGATATCGGAACCTTCCGGCCAGCTGTCCTCGGCCAGAAGAGTGTCGCCTTCATGCTCGACGCCCCAGCGAGCGCGATACGGAACGCCGCCCTCAGCCACCGGCTTGCTGATGTCGTAGAGCAACGGCGTGCCGGGATGTTTCATCTCCGGCGTACCCCAGCATGGCCACGGGAGGCCGTAATATTCGCCCTCCACCGGGCCGCTCATGCCGCGTGTCGTGGTGCTGTCGAACTTGTCCTGATGCTGCATGTGCAGTTTTAGCCGCTCCGGCGACTGCCCGCTGTATCCGACGGTCCACATGCCGCGATTTATCTCGCGCAGAATGTCCTCCGGCACAGGTTTGTCCTGCTCGACGTTGATATTCCGGCACAGCTCTTGCTCGAAGCCGAATTTCTTTGCGAACAAATAAGTGATTTCATAATCGGACTTCGCTTCGAAAACCGGATCGACGACTTTTTCCCGCCATTGAAGCGCCCGTTGCGAGTTCGTGACCGACCCCGCGCATTCCATCGTGCTGCCAGCAGGTAGCAGGTACGTTCCGTCCCTCCGGTCCGACAGGACCGAAGTCAGTGTGGCCACCGGATCCCAGACGACGAGAAGGTCGAGCTTGTCCAGGCCTTTCTTCAGATCGGGCTGGCGGGTCATGGAATTCGGCGCATGACCCGCGAAGACCATGGCGCGGATGCGGTCAGGCTGATCCAGGTCCTGCACGTCTTCGAGAACGCCGTCGAACCAGCGCGAGACCGGTATTCCCTTGGTTTCCATAAATTCCTGGTTGAAGAAGCGTCCCTTCAGCCACTCGTAGTTCACATTCCAGACGCGCGACCAATGCTTCCAGGCTCCTGTGCTCAACCCGTAGTAGCCGGGCAGATCGTGGCACAGCAGGCCCAGGTCCGTTGCGCCCTGCACATTGTCATGACCACGAAAAATATTCACGCCGCCGCCCGACTGGCCCATGTTGCCTAGCGCAAACTGCAGGATGGCGGCGGCTCGGGTATTGTTGTTGCCGATATGCGACTGGGTAAGGCCCATGCACCATACCAACGCACCAGGCCGGTTTTCGTGCAGCATGCGGGCGATGCGGCGTACCTGTGACGGTCGGACGCCGGTTATGTGTTCGACTTCGTCCGGCGTGTATTCGGCAACGACCGCGCGCACCTGATCCATGCCATAGATCCGCTTCTCTATGTGGGCCCGATCCTCCCAGCCATTTTCGAAAATGTGCCAGAGAATACCCCAGATGAAGGCGACGTCGGTACCAGCCCGGACCCTGACATATTCGTTGGCATGCGCTGCGGTGCGGGTAAATCGGGGATCGACGACGATAATCTTCGCGCCCTTTTCCTTGGCATGGAGTACATGCAGCATGGAGACAGGATGAGCTTCCGCCGGATTGCCGCCGATGATGAAAATGCACTTCGAATTGTGCATATCGTTGAAACTGTTTGTCATCGCGCCATAGCCGAACGTGTTCGCGATACCGGCAACCGTCGTTGAATGGCAAATCCGGGCCTGGTGGTCGACATTGTTCGAACCCCAGAAGGCCACGAACTTGCGGAATAGATAGGCTTGTTCGTTGGTGAATTTCGCGGAGCCGAGCCAGTAAACGGAATCCGGACCCGATTCCGCGCGAATCTCCAGCATTTTGTCGCCGATCTCATCAATCGCCTGGCTCCACGGAATACGCTGCCAGGTGCCGCCGACGAGTTTCATCGGATACTTGAGGCGACGCTCTCCGATAACGAGTTCGCGCGTGGAGGCGCCTTTGGCGCAGTGCGTACCCATGTTTACCGGGCTTTCAAACGCCGGCTCCTGCCCTATCCACACGCCGTTCTGCACTTCTGCCCAGATACTGCAGCCGACGGCGCAGAACGGGCAAACCGTCTTTTTCCGCTCGATTTGACTGTCACTGTATGATTCTTGAGCGTCAGCCCTTTTCACCATGGTGAATTCGAGAGCCGCTGCGGCTGGAATTGACGCCGCCGCCACGCCCGATCGCTTCAGGAAAACGCGCCGGGAGACCCGTGCCGGAGGCCCCTTTTTCGTGTCGGTCGACCAATTCAGGCCGGATCGGGATTTCGGTGCAGTGCTCGTTTTCAAAGGCATTAAGTTCGGTTTCCTCCGCCCGACAAAGCAACCGCTTCAATCAGAAGCGCGAGAGGCGATAAAATTCACGAATGTGGTCCGTTTCCCGATAAATCGGCTGATAGGGATCAGACCTTCCGGTGACGTCCTTCGGCGCAACGTCAGTCCCCAGGGTAGAGGCGACCAGCCCGCCAGTCGTCGCTGTAGCGGCGGACCACGAAATGAAGGAGCGCCTGTTCAACAGCGGCTTCCCTCCTGAACTGTGCTGTCTGCTCCGTGACATGTACTTCCCACTCCTGATGGCGTGCATGGGACGGTCGGCTCTTCAATAGAACGGATGGCAGTTTGTTAGGTTCCAGCTTTTAAAAAATTTGCATGCGTGCGTCAGGCATAGGTGCCCTTGCTATCCGGAAATTCCGAATGAGCGGAACCACGTTCGATTGATCGAGTTTATGCTTCGACAGTCGCGATCAGGAGCGGAGGCGGACATGGCAACCAGGAAAAACCGCAAGCATGTCCATGACCATGTCGCCGCCACCAATCCGAACCTGTCCGCGAGCGAACAAAAGGCGGTCGAAGAACGGAGCCGGTTGCCGCCGGTGATGGTCTACGAGATCGTCAGGGAAGAGGGGCTGCGGGAGGTCGGACGGCCCGTCGCAGCGTTGTGGTGGTCGGGAGTCGCCGCCGGCATGACCATCGGTCTCTCGGTCTTAGGCGAAGCGATACTGACCGTACACCTGCCTCAGACCGATTGGTCTCCATTGGTCGCCAAGTTCGGCTATACGGCTGGATTCCTCATCGTCATCCTGTCGCGCCATCAACTGTTCACGGAAAGCACAATCACGCCAATCCTGCCGCTGATGGTCCGGCGAACCTGGTCGTTTGCTTACGCTGTCGCGCGGCTTTGGCTCGTTGTGTCGCTCGCCAACCTTACAGGTGCGCTGATATTCGCGGTGTTCTGGACGCTTACGGATATTACCGACGCGGAGACATTATCCGCAATGCACGAACTGGGCCGGCACACGATGGCGAACGACCCGGTTACAATGTTTATCCGGGCAATCGGGGCCGGGTTCCTCATGGCATCGCTGGTTTGGGTTCTGCCCAGCGCGAAAGAGGCGGCTTTCTGGGCTGTTGTCACCGTAATCTACCTCATCGCCCTCGCGGATTTCGTGCATATCGTATCGGGCGGCGTCGAGGTATTGTTGCTTGTGGTCGCCGGAGAGGTCAGCGTTTTCGATTTTCTCCTTGCCTTCGGCGTACCTGCATTCGTCGGAAACGTAATCGGCGGCACCGCGCTTTTCAGTGTGATCGTGTATGCCGAGGTGCGCCGCGAGTTGAATGTCGGTGACGAAACTTGAGCGGAGCACCAGAAATTCTCTTAGATGTGGAAGCCGGTCCTTTACCGATCAAGGGACCACCCCTCACCCTCGGTGGCGCGCATTTGCCCGGCTGCGGCCGTTGCAGTTGCAGTAAGCTGCACAGACCAATTCGGAGGATCATCAGAGCATGAATAGCTTTATCGAGATCAGACGTTTCGATTCAC
This genomic interval from Alphaproteobacteria bacterium contains the following:
- a CDS encoding molybdopterin-dependent oxidoreductase, which produces MPLKTSTAPKSRSGLNWSTDTKKGPPARVSRRVFLKRSGVAAASIPAAAALEFTMVKRADAQESYSDSQIERKKTVCPFCAVGCSIWAEVQNGVWIGQEPAFESPVNMGTHCAKGASTRELVIGERRLKYPMKLVGGTWQRIPWSQAIDEIGDKMLEIRAESGPDSVYWLGSAKFTNEQAYLFRKFVAFWGSNNVDHQARICHSTTVAGIANTFGYGAMTNSFNDMHNSKCIFIIGGNPAEAHPVSMLHVLHAKEKGAKIIVVDPRFTRTAAHANEYVRVRAGTDVAFIWGILWHIFENGWEDRAHIEKRIYGMDQVRAVVAEYTPDEVEHITGVRPSQVRRIARMLHENRPGALVWCMGLTQSHIGNNNTRAAAILQFALGNMGQSGGGVNIFRGHDNVQGATDLGLLCHDLPGYYGLSTGAWKHWSRVWNVNYEWLKGRFFNQEFMETKGIPVSRWFDGVLEDVQDLDQPDRIRAMVFAGHAPNSMTRQPDLKKGLDKLDLLVVWDPVATLTSVLSDRRDGTYLLPAGSTMECAGSVTNSQRALQWREKVVDPVFEAKSDYEITYLFAKKFGFEQELCRNINVEQDKPVPEDILREINRGMWTVGYSGQSPERLKLHMQHQDKFDSTTTRGMSGPVEGEYYGLPWPCWGTPEMKHPGTPLLYDISKPVAEGGVPYRARWGVEHEGDTLLAEDSWPEGSDIQDGYPEFSYGMLRRLGWESDLTAEEMATIRRVAEDDTLDRVNWKTDISGGIQRVAIAHGCAPYGNGRARASIWTFPDPVPVHREPLYTRRRDLLPKYGTYSDRRDYRLPVLFQSIQERDVSREFPLILITGRLVEYEGGGDETRANKWLAELQQQMFAEINPREAARHDIVQDDMIWVHTPEGARVRVAAMITERVGSGTVFMPFHFGGYWMGEDISARYPPGAAPYVMGEAANTAMTYGYDVVTFMQESKGTLCRISTG
- a CDS encoding 4Fe-4S binding protein produces the protein MKFNGKRYLICDCEGTMDIDGPGLSRHFGKKDGDIIHTALCGSEREIAARAFAENGDPIVVACRHQEALFRKMAAEAHRDDPIQFVDIRESAGWSERAGDALPKIAALLAAAVDDPVTTDTMTLTSEGRCLVYGRDQTALDAAARLAQRLDVTLLLDTRGSGDSIVSTDSVAFPIFSGRVVTLSGYLGRFDLRVDGYAAVSPSSRGGLGFGATHDGATASCDIVVDLSGGTPLLPGGERRHGYLRPDPGNPAAVERALFDAVGLVGEFEKPVYVNYRPDRCAHARNGLQGCTRCLDACPLSAISPDKDVVAIDAGICDGCALCHSVCPTGAATYFEAAAERQGERMRSLLLAYRDAGGKAPVVLIHDKKRGAEAIRLMSHCSRGLPAHVLPFIVDEPGQAGLDLTLPALAFGATRVILVADPAAAAGNEALRKSVSLACAVTEGLGYGAGRVRLWEDIDPIALEEWLYDDVPDANPAAAGFRPAGQPRDVIRLALGALHDAAPRSTDAIDLPDGAPFGAISVDQHACTLCLACVPTCPTGALGDNPEMPQLTFVEDCCVQCGLCHATCPEGAITLAPRLRFGEDTRRPSVLKEEEPFECVRCGTPFGTRASIERVVAQLAGSHPIFRDPAAADRLKMCGDCRVNAQFNHGAEPFQGAAPPRARTAGNDGTDDVSSGGRSKARQ
- a CDS encoding DUF3306 domain-containing protein, producing the protein MAERDRLLLRWSRRKKEAVADEAAAPPPAPKAETKTETEVEPDEPSALPDIASLGRDSDYSAFMRHGVDDVLRKNALRKLWRADPSFSELDGLVEYGEDYTAKGAMGRVVRTAWRFGLGMTDALKADGTDSDNGSEEPSGDDIQAEQNDKAESGRAGSGTV
- a CDS encoding formate/nitrite transporter family protein; amino-acid sequence: MATRKNRKHVHDHVAATNPNLSASEQKAVEERSRLPPVMVYEIVREEGLREVGRPVAALWWSGVAAGMTIGLSVLGEAILTVHLPQTDWSPLVAKFGYTAGFLIVILSRHQLFTESTITPILPLMVRRTWSFAYAVARLWLVVSLANLTGALIFAVFWTLTDITDAETLSAMHELGRHTMANDPVTMFIRAIGAGFLMASLVWVLPSAKEAAFWAVVTVIYLIALADFVHIVSGGVEVLLLVVAGEVSVFDFLLAFGVPAFVGNVIGGTALFSVIVYAEVRRELNVGDET
- a CDS encoding formate dehydrogenase subunit gamma; the encoded protein is MVRIGAAITVIVVGALLGLTIAGTFGHQPVIVPTGGVTDGGPQDMLPSDEPAQQVFRERTRLQRYRGESGPSPDGARSNPVFGTDLEARSSGIAPAELTRQWLADEDRDWQMLRDRGFINGISPTLADPRASMLQQPQGRDWRRLHNHEITYGGGWVIFGFSLLLALFLLIRGRIPLKEGFSGKTVRRFEPLERANHWFTASSFVMLALTGLVLLYGQMLLKPWMGAVAYRWLAQASLYTHVAFSVAFALGLLCMVVMWTGRNLPKKVDWQWLKRGGGFMSDKSENPPAEKFNAGQKLIFWSVFIGGGLLILSGLTLMFPFFWFGIEGMQWALIVHAALGLIMTAVIIGHIYIGTVGMVGAIDAMWSGDVDRNWAEEHHSLWVQNEIDSRGKNP
- the modC gene encoding molybdenum ABC transporter ATP-binding protein gives rise to the protein MIDLTVDARNAYPDFELDISHRFGLDGITALFGPSGCGKTTLLRIIAGLEKNAEGRIAFGDEAWLDTGDAIFVPPHRRGVGYVFQDARLFPHLSVAGNLRYAARRSAGIDRRIEFDDVVTALDLGALLPRRVGALSGGERQRAAIGRTLLTRPRLLLMDEPLAALDIQRKAEILPYIERLPGAFGVPVIYVTHAIDEVAGLARRMVVLANGKKVAEGPVAAVLERLDLQPATGRFEAGVVLTARIVGHDNRFHLTRLDHHGQAIDIPMVELPIGSAVRLRVRARDVSLATERPGKVSVRNILSGTISQIEEEADTAFAETLVDVGGANLRARITRAAVADLCLSPGTPVFALVKSIAFDRRALVSAGETSHPEPAETGRV
- a CDS encoding DUF3305 domain-containing protein translates to MKGRKMASLWVGILVEKRAAISAWQNWSWAVRAVIPVKTDIAREEWQVLIREEEYALFHTGHLPVELHRAETAAYKQNLGMENPVVYVAVRPHPVATGEGAIMPYLVTVSPDEAMACTEGDDAVFPVAMPGFIRVWLDRFIELNHREAHFEKRKRKGGGAGEHGTAPTYAGPSVARAGWEIPDRHG
- the fdh3B gene encoding formate dehydrogenase FDH3 subunit beta, giving the protein MARMKFLCDAERCIECNACTTACKNEHEVPWGMNRRRLVTLNDGTPAEKSISISCMHCTDAPCIAVCPVDCIYQTEIGIVLHSKDICIGCGYCYYACPFGAPQYPQATTFGSRGKMDKCTYCAGGPEDNGSEAEYEKYGRNRIAEGKLPLCAEMCSTRALLAGDGDEVGEIYKERVSNRGYGSGAWGWSTAYYGSRAAGTGQEWNDN
- a CDS encoding molecular chaperone TorD family protein; this translates as MSEPDRDNQARSRYYMLLGRLLARPPDRMLLDMLRGFDGDRGPVGAALDEVALASAETDECEARRAYETIFIGVSRGELIPYASYYLTGFVAERPLAKLRSDMALLGIARAEGVHESEDHIAALCEMMAGMLTGAFGTRKDLRTESDFFEAHLAHWAPRFFEDLSRTRHSKFYAAVGGLGSRFMDVENALLRWQRGRSL